In a single window of the Renibacterium salmoninarum ATCC 33209 genome:
- a CDS encoding aldo/keto reductase, whose amino-acid sequence MTYFPAESRYDQVPYRRLGYSGLKLPAVSLGLWHNFGDDKPFETQRAVLRRAFDLGVTHFDLANNYGPPAGSAETNFGRHLRDDFRPYRDELIISSKAGYLMWDGPYGEWGSRKNLLSSLDQSLSRMGLEYVDIFYSHRFDPETPLEETMGALDTAVRSGRALYVGVSNYSASQTVRAAKILRELGTPMVINQPNYHIFDRWIEAPDESGSSLLRVLKDEGIGSIAYSPLAQGVLTDRYLNGVPADSRAAVGHFLKESALTEEKMTAVRSLNEIAGARGQSLAEMAVAWVLREQHDGGITSALVGASSVAQLEANLAGVRNLEFSAAEIAAIDTASGSVGSKEAK is encoded by the coding sequence ATGACCTACTTTCCGGCCGAATCCCGCTATGACCAAGTGCCTTACCGTCGATTGGGCTACAGTGGCCTGAAACTGCCAGCAGTCTCGCTAGGACTGTGGCATAACTTTGGTGATGACAAACCCTTCGAAACGCAACGAGCCGTGCTTCGGCGTGCCTTCGATTTGGGTGTGACGCATTTCGATCTGGCCAATAATTATGGTCCGCCCGCTGGCAGTGCCGAAACCAATTTTGGCCGTCACCTGCGCGATGATTTCCGCCCGTACCGCGATGAGCTGATCATCTCCTCGAAGGCCGGCTACCTCATGTGGGACGGCCCTTACGGTGAGTGGGGATCGCGCAAGAATTTGCTTTCCAGCCTGGACCAGTCGCTGAGCCGGATGGGCCTGGAGTACGTTGATATCTTCTACAGCCACCGCTTTGATCCGGAAACGCCCTTGGAAGAGACCATGGGTGCGCTGGACACGGCGGTCCGCTCAGGTAGAGCGCTCTACGTTGGCGTCTCTAACTATTCGGCATCGCAAACCGTCCGCGCGGCTAAGATTCTACGCGAGCTTGGCACGCCAATGGTGATCAACCAGCCGAATTACCACATCTTTGACCGCTGGATCGAAGCGCCGGATGAGAGCGGATCGTCGCTACTCAGAGTGCTCAAAGACGAAGGAATCGGCTCGATTGCTTACTCGCCGCTGGCTCAGGGCGTGCTGACCGACCGCTACCTGAACGGCGTTCCGGCTGACTCACGTGCCGCCGTCGGGCATTTCCTGAAGGAAAGCGCGCTGACGGAAGAAAAGATGACAGCGGTGCGTTCCCTGAATGAGATTGCTGGCGCGCGCGGCCAGTCGCTGGCCGAAATGGCTGTCGCCTGGGTACTGCGCGAGCAGCACGATGGTGGAATTACCTCGGCACTGGTTGGCGCGTCAAGCGTCGCTCAGCTTGAGGCGAATCTGGCTGGTGTGCGCAATTTGGAATTCAGTGCCGCTGAAATCGCCGCTATCGATACGGCCAGCGGAAGTGTCGGCAGTAAGGAAGCTAAATGA